The following DNA comes from Papaver somniferum cultivar HN1 chromosome 4, ASM357369v1, whole genome shotgun sequence.
ataTATTTGGGCGGCTAAAAATTAACTGCCAAGTGAGTTTTTTTCTCAAGTGGTTGATATTCGTCTCTTAGTTTGTTTTCTTCACTATATGGTGCAAAAAAGGTTGTTTCACCCAGTATCTCATTTGATGTGGTAGGGAATGTCTGAATGAGTGTTAGTAACCTTTACTCTTACTAGCAGCTCCTTTAGTTAATATGTGAGCTACACAATTAGCCTCCCTGCATCAACGCATGCAAATTACAATCTAAAATAATATTGTTCAGCTAGGAGTAGCTAGCTCTTTGCACAATGAATTACATAACTAAAGTCTCTTTCAATATCAAACTTACTCATTCACGATTCTTCTTCCAGATTCCTCCCCGATCCTTGATGCCACAAACTTCAATCATATTACTGATTGCTCCTACGGTTGAAACTGTTTTTTGCATAGCAGTCAATGAATCTTCCATCATCTTCCCAGAGTACTTCTCCAACTCCTGTATGAATATAACCATCATCACACTGTTTGGGTTTAACATTACAAACCCAATCtgaggtgttgagattattagtcccacattgtctgggccaCCTAAGATCCTACAGTTTATAATTCGGGCAACTCTTTTCATTTCCAATTCGTTTTGAGTTGGAAGTTCACACACTTCTAACATGGTATCGGAACAGGATATTTGCGGCGAGTCATTtgtgcctttactccgcgtcatccGATTTAATCGTCTTGtccccaacgaggctacacgtgagggggcgtgttgagattattaatcccacattgtctgagcaatctaagatcctgcaatTTATAATCCTCCTTCTGtccgctccactcattgccaattagttttgagttggaagcccacacacttctaACATGACGATTATCCCAGCTAACATGGATAttgaagttttctttttcttgcaaAGCTCTGAAGTTTTCTTTTTCCTACGAAGCTTTTTTGTTAGAAAAAAACTAATTCTTTCAGGAAATAAATAGCATGTTTAATAGTTTATTTTTCAGCATTGCTAATAGTGAGGAGGTACCAAAGTGCATATAAGACAAAAAAATTTAGTTTGTCCTATATGAATTTTGGTACCTTCCCAGCGATCTGATACCCCATTAGCAGCCAAGTTATTTTCGAACAAAATTCGTTCCTTTTAAGCTACATGCTCCACAACAGACAAGTTAAAAGGTCCGCCACTGAATGTCGTTGCAGTTTTAAGTGTAAGAATAATATGTACCCGGAGGAAATCTTCAAACATGAGGTAGAAGTGAAGTAAGAGTTTTTTTCTTCAGGAAATGGGATATATGGCCAAAAGGGAACCTTTTCTGGGCCATATGGACATGTAGGAATTAGGCCTGGGTCAAATGACCAGAAGAATCTTTTAATGTGGAGAGACCTTATTACCCTTTTGTAACCGTTCGTCCAGCACGTTCTCCTTCTCTTCATCAAAACCATCGCACtctttaacaaaaaccataacaACCAACTCTCATCTTCATGTTCTCAAAAAACTCTGTGAGTTTCCAAACACAAAACTCTGTGAGTTTTCAAACCACCGACGTTCATCTTCATagtcaccagaaaataccaaatcgATTTCCTCCACCGTCTACTAACAAATCATCACTAacagaaatcagtttcatcaaccGGTTCAGCACCATCAACTCTAccagaaattggtttcatcctccGTCTGTTAAACACCATCAACACTACAAGAGGGGTttctgagaattagggtttcaagcatttcagtgtattggaagagttagggtttcaatcGATCCACAGAATGTCTCCTAGAACTCGTaagttttcaaaccctaactctgtTTTGTTCTTAATTTCAGAATTGCATGATTAAATTATTGaattggttgttattattttcatttcagtagattaatgtgttgaattgcttgttttattttcatttgaaTTAGTATCTTTTGGCTATGAAACTGGTTTGCATCTGGTTATTTAAGTATTTCCACTGTGAAATTGGTTGAAGTGAAATTGGGTCATCTGGTTATCCAAATTGTTTCAACATGTTTAACCAGGatggaactggtttcatccagtgtTAATCTGCAGTGTATATTTTTTCAGCAGAttaaaactggatgaaaccagtttagtTCAGGTTTGAAGATACATCCTATATTGAATATAAGACTATTAGCATGATAGTATTGTATGTTGTGAATTTTGGTAATAAATTATATCATGATTTAATTTGGTTGTTGTATGAAAATCTATGTTATGGATTGAATCTGGTTATGTTTTGGATGGATTGCATGAAATTGGGTTTGCATTTGGTTACGAAGTGATGCTCAGCAGGTGTTTGAAACTGGTTTTCATTAAACTTTAAGTTAGGATGTAACTGATCTGTTGGTGGTATTAAATTTAATGATTATGGGACTAATAACATCATAATGTAATGGTGTATTTAGGATGTAGACTAATTTCAGATGATGGATTAAATCTGTATAGTTAGGATGTAGACAATATAAGTTGATTCATTTTGGAAAAACTAAACTAAACATCTCAGTTTAAGTTAGGATGTAACTGGGGTAAACACGATGAAACTGAACTAATCGTTGGTCTTAATTTGGTGTTAGGAAGTGTTTGATGGTTTTCATATTTTGGTGGTCTTAATTTGGTGTGATTATGGGACTAATAACAGTGTAAACTCCTTTTCTTTGCCTTCTTCAGACCATGTTAACATGTATAATATATAGGATGTAAGTGGGTTTCATCTGATACCTGCAGAAACTTGGTTTCATCTAACTATTATATATAGGATGTAACTGGGTTTCATCTGATACCTTCAGAAAATGATTTTCATCTAGCATTAAAGATGGGATGTAATTGAgtttcatccacagatttaaaatATGActtaactggtttcatccaaatTGTTGCAGGAAGCAGTAGCAAGGAGAGTAAGAAGAGTGCCGGTGCTGAAAGAAAATCCAAGAAAAAGCATGATGTGAGCGTGAGTGGTGAGTCTAGCACAGGGAATGTGGATGATGTGGGTGCCGAAATGGATGAATACAAGCCAGAGAAAATAGCTGCTGGAAAGTTTGATGTGTTTAGGTTGTTTAGAAAAAATTTATTAATGTGGTTCATATGGaagtaccttttttttttgttggactaTGTCTTCGCATAAATTTGTGATCAGTGGATTCGTCTTAATTAAAATATGAACTTTTTTAGTGAAAAATGTCTATACTTCAATTTCATGATAGTTGTGTTTGAATATGTTAGCCATAAATGATTAAATTTGCAGgttgaaaaaagatttttttgTCAGAATGTAACCAGGCTTGCAGGTTACATCCTAGCCTGTATAAAACTGCAATTTTTTGTCAGAATGTAAAcaggcttggatgaaactggttacatccaagCCTGTATAAAACTGCAATTTTTTGTCAGAATGTAACcaggattggatgaaactggttacatcctagccTGTATAAAAACTGTTTTCAGAGTGTGCAGGTTAGAAAAAATAGTATTTCTGTCAGAATgtgaaggatgaaaccagttacatcctggccaaaaatctcattttttccagaataggcaggatgaaactggttacatcctgtacATTTAAATTTGAATCTTCGCAAACTTTCAAAATTTACAGTGAAAACTGAAGGAAATGTACAATTAAACTAAATCAACATAAGACTATAATATATATACTATAAAACTGAAGAGAAATACTTGAAAAAATAATACCATAAGATATGTTTttatgaacaaaagaaaaaatccaAGGTAAATACTAGTTGCGAAAATATATTTCCAGGTAAATGAATCTTAAATGTGCAAAAAGAGACTACAGAAAAGAATAAACTAACAAAGATATCATGGTAAAACGCTGCAGAGAATGAAGGCTGGAGATGTTCTTAAGCAGGTTCTTAACGTTGCTTTTTCGCAGGAGGATGAGGACATGTCGTCTTGTTATGATGAGCCTGAGTATGGCAGTTACCGCATGTAATGAGTCTCTTGAATGCGCATGCGCTACCAGCGTTAGGAATCCGCTTCTTCTTCGGcctaccatgtttttttcctaGGACAGTTGGTGGATTCACGAGATTTCCAGCAGCAACATCAATAGGCTTGTCTTAATCGGGAATGGGCTTGATAGGACGATCATACGAAGCACGGAAGCTAGCAATGCTGAAATACAGATTAATGTACTCGTAAACATTGATCTTATTTGAATGCATACATGCAATAGCGTGATCACAAGGGAACTGCTCAGTAAACCAAACCCTACAGATGCACTGAAACTTCACAATATTAACAACATGCGTGTGATTTCCATCAAAAACTTCCCACTCCATGTCACCAGACTTAGTTATTCTCCACTGGACACCAACACGAATGGAAGCCATTACTTTTTTCTCTATCCTGGGACAATGAATCCTTTATACTTCTCCCCCTTAAACTTCCTTTTACTCATCTGATCCATAATTTTAAGTCTAATCCAGTTAACAAGTGTTGCAATAGGAATACCTTTTGCTTCCTTAATCCAAGAGTTGAACGACTCTGCAATGTTTGAACACATGTCGCCATAACGATAGCCAAGACAATGTGCATTGGACCAACATTCCAATGGAAGGTCACTCAAGAATTTGTGAAGACCATCACATCCCATATCCTTCAACTTTTGCATACCTTGATGAAAGCCTTCATGCGTTGATGAATAGAAACATTGTTTGAACAAATCCATCGCAGCACCATGCTCTCCCTTTTTCTTGTTGGTCTTACCGCGGACATTATTCTTCAAATACTGGTAACACCAGCAATGAAGGAAAGTTGGAAAAACATCATGAATCCCTTAGATCAAACCCTCATGGCGATCCGAAATAAAAGTTAGTATACGAGGACCCAAGATAGTTCTTAGCTTTTCCAAAAACCAATGCCAATTCTCAATAGTTTCACCTGATACgaaacaaaacaaacacaaaaataaaaaatcatattaAACTGACTGAATCTGTGTATATTGTTTAAAATGTGATACTTTTCCAATTAAAAGTCACAAAAAGTGGAATTCTGAGTTCAACACAATAGGGCACTTACCAAGCCAGTTGCATATCAAGTCATACTCCCCGGCATAAGCTAGTAACTGGATGCCATCATTAAGAAGAGTTGGGATACCAACTTCTAGATTCTTCATCCAGTCAGCTTGCATTTTGGAGTACACAGCAGGGCTGCATGAGATGAATTCAATGTTGCCAACTCCAAGAGCTTGCCTGACAGATTTCAGATTCAGAAATTTCTCCAAGTTGGAAAAATCATAACAGAGGCTCCCTTCACATTGCTTCCTTATGTCATAGTACTGAAGACCAATAAAAACATTCATCAAGTTCAAATTCAGTCAAACAACAAACGAAAGCATAAGCGCAATAATAAAACCAAAAGGCTTTCCTTACATTGATATCTCCAGCAATGTTGAGGATACTATTGAATATCAAATTGCACGTGGAGTAAGCTCTGAGGCATTCGACTTCGCCTTCTACAGCTGAAAATGAGGTAAATATGAGACATATGGAATACGTTTAATAGACTACGAACAACATTAGAAAACAAGGAATTACCACAAGCTTGTATTGTCCTTTCGCATTCTGGAAGTCTCTGATTGATTTCCTCGTAATCAGATTCTTCAATGGGAGCTTATCTCTCAGTTCATCCATCATCTAGTTTCATATCTCAGTTAACATCTAGTTTCATCCATCATCTAGCCCATTTTCTGTTAtcactttaatcaatttggtttgaatctttgtatattgTTTCAGCAGGTTTAAACAATCAATCGATTGGATATAAACAAATAATCACGTTTACATGCACCAACTAAAACCAAAAGATAATTGGTTATTAGTAGAACCCTAGataatcaaaatcaacaactaaaaccaAAAGATAGTCAAAATCCCATAATAATTGATGAAGAAACTTCAAAATCGACATATCCAGATATGCATTACAAAGAATTAGACAAAAACGAAATCAAAATTGGATTAATTGAAACTTGAAACTTACTGATTTGTGTTACTGGTTGTTGATGATATTAGATGACTTGAAAGTGGAGTAATCTAATCTTCGATTCAAGAATCGTTAATCACCATGATTGATCAACCAGATATGAAAAAAAGAATACACGAGCTCTGAATTTTCGATCGAATTCTGCAGGTGAGGAATTCTCAGGAGCTCAGGGACGAGGAGTTATGAAAAGActcaaaagagaaagaaattctctttgaaaagaaaaaagttcGGGGGTATTTTAGGTAACAcatattttttgttttaattttcttgGGTGCaatatccaaattggctatataaacagtatattTCTTACTTTTGATTATATGAACAATATCAAAAGCtaagaatctatttcacccaggatttttcatttttggtcttcttgaccaattttgtgttttttctttttgtttttttgatcggTGAAGTATGAGCTTTTTCATCGGTAACAATTTCGGATACATCCAATAATATGTATATAACTATATACCACCTACTACCATTTTTTAAGGGTTGTATACCAACCACCAACTACCGAGCCATCGTGCCAACATGATCACATATAATgttcgaaaataaaataaaaataattaatacTAAATGTCTCCTTGCCAACGGGAAACAAATATGCTCGAAAAATGAGACCAGATGTAAATTAGAATTAACCAGGGTTGAGCGTGTCTAATTTTGTCCATTCTCTTCTCCTTCGCTATGCCTTCTTCTATCTCTCTGTTCCTCACATTCTGTGTCCTTGTATCTACAGCTAATCCTGTATTGGGGTCCTACAAGTCCATTTTTAGCTTCGGGGACTCGCTCGCTGACACAGGGAATTCACTCTACTCCGGACAGTATACTCCGGCCGCCCAGTTACCTTATGGAGAGACCTACTTCCATCAAGCTACCGGTCGAGCTTCCGATGGTCGCCTAGTTATTGATTTCATTGGTAGGTAATTAAACCATTAACAAAAAGTTAGAAATTTGCATTTGCTTGTACATCTTTACTGACGCTCTATTTTGCTTCAGCGCAATCGTTAGGACTGCCATTGCTACCTCCTTATCTAGGAAAAAATAGTGGCAAGGATTTACAACAAGGAGTGAATTTTGCTGTTGGGGGAGCTACAGCTCTAGATGTTTCTTTCTTCGATGATAAACAGATTGCATATAGTACGAAATACACTCTTGGAGTTCAACTTGGATGGTTTCAAAAACTTTTGCCTTCCCTTTGTAATTCATCTTCAGGTATATATGTTGCACTTTTAATTTCTTGTGTCATCTAATGAATAATATATGTACTTGCACCATTTAACTTTTGGATTTGTTGATTCATGATTTCCAGATGGTTGCCGCAGGTTCTTCAATACATCTTTGTTTGTCGTTGGAGAAATAGGAGGAAACGACTACAATTATGCATTCATGGACGGGAGAAGTTCAACGGAAGTTCGCACTTTCGTACCTAAAGTTATTGATGCCATTAGCTCCGCAATCAAGGTAATAAAAAGATGTTAAACACCAAAAGTCTCACCTTTTGTGAGGCAGATGGAGGGACTAGGGAGTATATTCTAATACATTTGATTAATGAATACAGGTTCTGATAAATGAAGGTGCGGTGGCATTCATGGTTCCTGGAAACTTACCAATTGGGTGTTCAACAATGTATTTAGGTCTATATCCGAACTCTAAGAAAGCAGATTACGACAACAGTGGTTGTATTAAGTGGTTAAATgatttctccatttatcacaacAGCTTGTTGCAAAAAGAATTAGATGTCTTGAGAGAATTATATCCAAATACCAACATTATGTATGCTGATTATTATAATGCTGCCATGAAGTTTTACCAATCTCCCGATTCATTAGGTATATTATCTTTCTCTTATTGGTACCACATGACATAAATTTGTTCCCTTGTGTTCCTTTGTCAATTCCATGTGTTAAAACAGAACTACCCAAGCTCAACCCACTAATTCGACTTTCCCCCCCTTCAGGATTCAAGGGTGGAGCTCTAACGGCATGTTGTGGGGGAGGTTTAAGTCGATGCTGTAATGATCCATCAACATATGTGAATTGGGATGGAATTCATTTTACTGAAGCTGCATACAAAGTTATAGCTATTGCTTTGTTACTGGATCATCAACAGTCCTTTCCCGATGCCCGTAACATTAGCGAGGCCAGCCCTTACAAACCACAAGCAAGTGACGGCTTGCCGCCTAATAGTGCAGGGGCAAGCACAACCTTCTTTTTCATATGGACATTTTTGATTCTCAGCTTTTTTTGCAGTTTATTcagataatttttatttttacatgaGAGAAGCTTTTTTCGCAGTTTatacaaataatttttatttttacacaAAAGAAAATAGAATAAAGTGGATATTAAGGAAACTGGCTTTAATAAATCATGTCACTCATTTATTATGTGGATTGCTCTCCACCATGAGTTAAAACCAaggtgaaactcttcaaaagaaagaaaagaaaaatatacatatatatatatagtagcaCCTATTCATTTGTGTAACCTCGCGAGGAAATATAACAGAGAAAAAAGGtctcaaaaaaaggaaaaagcaaCACAGAGCATGTACTGCAACAAAAACAGCCACGAATCATCCTTAAAAATTGTGGTCAAATTTGGTTGTATGTGATCTTTGCTCTTATTGATCTAAGGTGTGATTTGCAGATCACAGTTTTGGTCTCTGATTTTTCAAAACAGTCATCTACCTAATGCAAAGAACACAACAA
Coding sequences within:
- the LOC113273210 gene encoding serine carboxypeptidase 3-like — encoded protein: MVVGAPIEESDYEEINQRLPECERTIQACAVEGEVECLRAYSTCNLIFNSILNIAGDINYYDIRKQCEGSLCYDFSNLEKFLNLKSVRQALGVGNIEFISCSPAVYSKMQADWMKNLEVGIPTLLNDGIQLLAYAGEYDLICNWLGETIENWHWFLEKLRTILGPRILTFISDRHEGFHQGMQKLKDMGCDGLHKFLSDLPLECWSNAHCLGYRYGDMCSNIAESFNSWIKEAKGIPIATLVNWIRLKIMDQMSKRKFKGEKYKGFIVPG
- the LOC113274322 gene encoding GDSL esterase/lipase At1g28570-like, whose translation is MPSSISLFLTFCVLVSTANPVLGSYKSIFSFGDSLADTGNSLYSGQYTPAAQLPYGETYFHQATGRASDGRLVIDFIAQSLGLPLLPPYLGKNSGKDLQQGVNFAVGGATALDVSFFDDKQIAYSTKYTLGVQLGWFQKLLPSLCNSSSDGCRRFFNTSLFVVGEIGGNDYNYAFMDGRSSTEVRTFVPKVIDAISSAIKVLINEGAVAFMVPGNLPIGCSTMYLGLYPNSKKADYDNSGCIKWLNDFSIYHNSLLQKELDVLRELYPNTNIMYADYYNAAMKFYQSPDSLGFKGGALTACCGGGLSRCCNDPSTYVNWDGIHFTEAAYKVIAIALLLDHQQSFPDARNISEASPYKPQASDGLPPNSAGASTTFFFIWTFLILSFFCSLFR